One window of the Primulina eburnea isolate SZY01 chromosome 18, ASM2296580v1, whole genome shotgun sequence genome contains the following:
- the LOC140820157 gene encoding uncharacterized protein, with amino-acid sequence MEKLSFFLAFSVLTLLDCPKFITFAKINPNLTTDEESLLAFKSRITSDPFNILTRNWSTNNGASFCFWIGVSCGTNRRISSLDLHDWNLEGTIAPQLGNLTFLRYLDLSYNNFSGRIPEELSGLRRLTVFNLGHNNFKGTIPFFLGAFTELKQISLNENSLTGVIPRLSNLSKLELFNISENHLYGTLPQEIGNLSSLQMFVTGSNQLTGSIPYWLFNLSSLQMIDLTNNSFSGKIPKNLCENLPELSTLRVSYNILSGVIPSYINKCQFLQYLSLSYNEFNGSIPKEIGDLTLLKELYLGGNNLEGVIPMEIGNLSHLETLSIQESFLSGQIPYFVFNLSSLIQINFAYNNLFGSLPLDIQLPNLQNIFLQSNHLNGRFPPGLLECRKLSGLKLSNNEFTGSIPKQVGNLTQLKLLLLDLNKMTGSFILTIDSIVTCDIYAILVTGQVPSKIGDLKLELLYLRGNYFSGLIPDSIFNISTLIKLDLSANNFSGRLPRNLGTSLQNLDLVILNNNHLSGTIPFSLNNASKLTLIDISNNSFTGIVPNLGNLRLLKVLDVGENNFTVGYANRELEFISSMSNCLRLEEMELSLNQFNGSLPNSLGNLSKSLWYFSAFGCNIKGSIPPTIGNLTGLKSISLDSNELTGLIPKEVGELTQLENIYLEHNRLQGHIPTELCQLSLLGDLYLSDNILNDTIPTCFGDLKSLNRLFINCNRLTSMVPNLWTISGLRELNLSTNFLSGSISTDIQNLKSLWNLDLSWNQFSGDIPGSIGEMQVLENLSFAHNNLQGIIPPSIGDLRGLVSLDFSDNNISGVIPKSLENLIFLSYLDLSHNRLEGEIPSGGPFLNFTAQSFVMNYALCGDVRLQVPPCNVEVVDKSSSKHVSLIKYIIAPTISVILVVALSIWLLRRRSVNKKHQVEISPLLDWRRISYQELLRATEDFSEVNNIGRGSFGSVYKGTLSDGLNIVVKVFNMQLERAIKSFQVECEVMSTIRHRNLVRVISCCSNLDFKALVLEYMPNLSLEKWLYSPNSSLDLLQRLNIAIDAALALEYLHHGNPLPIVHCDLKPSNILIDEDMTAHVGDFGIAKLFGEGEAFHQTITLATIGYMAPEYGSEGKISTTCDVYSYGITLLELFTSKKPTEDMFTEEMNLKDWVSKALQENMVSEVVATGLLETEDQHFSAKEQCVTSIFDLAMKCLASSPEERINMIETVVILEKIKASFLASTTTRTTRRHDATHFGHP; translated from the exons ATGGAGAAACTCTCATTCTTCCTAGCCTTTTCAGTTCTAACCTTACTCGATTGTCCTAAATTTATCACCTTTGCAAAGATAAATCCGAACTTGACGACAGATGAAGAATCACTTCTTGCATTCAAATCAAGAATCACTTCAGACCCTTTCAATATATTGACAAGAAATTGGTCTACAAACAATGGGGCTTCGTTTTGTTTTTGGATTGGTGTTTCCTGTGGTACCAATCGTAGGATCTCATCCCTGGACCTCCATGACTGGAATCTTGAAGGTACAATTGCTCCACAACTCGGGAACTTGACGTTTCTGAGATATCTGGACCTCAGTTACAACAACTTCTCAGGCCGAATACCGGAAGAGTTATCCGGTTTGCGTAGATTGACAGTGTTCAACTTAGGACACAATAATTTCAAGGGAACTATTCCATTTTTTCTAGGTGCCTTCACAGAACTTAAGCAAATCTCGCTGAATGAGAACAGTCTTACCGGTGTCATCCCTCGTCTATCCAACCTTTCGAAATTGGAGCTGTTCAATATATCGGAAAATCATCTATATGGAACTCTTCCACAAGAAATTGGCAATCTTTCTAGTCTACAGATGTTTGTCACCGGGTCCAATCAGTTGACAGGATCAATACCATACTGGCTTTTCAATCTTTCATCCCTCCAAATGATTGATCTCACAAATAATAGCTTTTCAGGCAAGATCCCAAAGAACTTGTGTGAAAATCTGCCTGAACTCAGTACACTCCGGGTATCCTACAACATACTTTCCGGGGTGATCCCTTCATATATAAACAAGTGTCAATTCCTCCAGTATCTGTCCTTGTCGTATAATGAATTCAATGGAAGTATCCCAAAAGAGATAGGAGATTTGACACTGCTCAAGGAATTATACCTCGGTGGGAACAATCTTGAAG GTGTTATCCCTATGGAGATAGGCAATCTCTCTCATTTAGAGACTTTAAGCATACAGGAAAGCTTCCTATCAGGGCAAATTCCATATTTTGTCTTCAACTTGTCCTCTTTGATACAAATTAATTTTGCTTACAACAACCTTTTTGGAAGCCTCCCACTAGACATTCAGCTCCCAAATCTTCAGAATATTTTTCTTCAGTCAAATCATCTAAACGGACGTTTTCCGCCCGGGTTACTTGAGTGTAGAAAGCTTTCGGGTCTGAAATTGTCTAACAATGAATTTACTGGTTCTATACCAAAACAAGTTGGGAACCTGACTCAGCTGAAGCTGCTGCTTTTAGACCTTAACAAAATGACAGGTTCT TTCATTTTAACCATTGATTCGATAGTTACCTGCGATATCTATGCTATTCTTGTCACAGGTCAGGTACCCTCCAAGATCGGCGACCTTAAACTCGAGCTGCTTTACTTGAGAGGAAATTATTTTTCTGGACTCATTCCTGATTCTATTTTCAACATCTCAACACTAATAAAACTGGATCTTTCTGCTAATAACTTCAGCGGTCGACTACCTAGAAACCTAGGGACTTCACTTCAAAACTTGGACTTGGTCATTCTAAATAACAACCACCTCTCTGGGACGATCCCTTTTAGTCTAAACAATGCTTCTAAGCTTACTCTCATCGACATCTCCAACAACTCATTTACTGGTATTGTACCAAATCTTGGCAATCTGAGACTTCTTAAGGTGCTTGATGTGGGAGAAAATAATTTTACAGTGGGATATGCTAATCGAGAATTGGAATTTATCTCTTCCATGAGCAATTGCCTTCGTTTAGAGGAGATGGAGTTATCATTGAACCAATTCAACGGCAGCCTTCCGAATTCACTTGGGAATTTATCCAAATCCCTTTGGTATTTTAGCGCATTTGGTTGCAACATTAAGGGATCCATTCCCCCTACAATTGGAAACTTGACAGGCCTCAAATCTATATCTTTAGATAGCAATGAGTTAACAGGATTGATCCCAAAAGAGGTGGGGGAACTAACACAACTGGAAAATATATATCTTGAACACAATAGACTGCAAGGACACATTCCTACAGAACTTTGCCAACTAAGCTTATTGGGAGACTTGTACTTGAGTGACAACATACTCAATGACACGATACCGACATGCTTTGGGGACTTAAAATCTCTCAATAGATTGTTCATAAACTGTAATAGACTGACTTCTATGGTACCAAACTTGTGGACTATATCAGGTCTAAGGGAACTAAACTTATCCACTAACTTCTTAAGTGGCAGCATATCAACAGATATTCAGAACTTGAAGTCATTGTGGAATCTTGACTTGTCTTGGAATCAATTTTCTGGTGATATCCCAGGCTCTATTGGCGAGATGCAAGTTTTGGAGAACTTATCTTTTGCACATAATAATCTTCAAGGAATAATTCCTCCTTCTATCGGAGACCTGCGGGGCTTGGTATCTCTGGATTTTTCTGATAATAACATATCTGGTGTTATTCCAAAGTCGTTAGAGAATCTTATTTTTCTAAGTTATCTTGATCTATCTCATAATAGACTAGAAGGAGAAATCCCAAGTGGAGGACCTTTCTTGAACTTTACAGCTCAATCTTTTGTTATGAACTATGCACTTTGTGGTGATGTTCGACTGCAAGTCCCACCTTGTAATGTCGAAGTTGTTGATAAGTCAAGCTCAAAACATGTTTCCTTGATAAAATACATCATAGCTCCTACAATATCAGTTATCTTAGTGGTGGCCTTATCAATCTGGTTATTGAGAAGGCGTTCTGTAAACAAGAAACATCAAGTCGAGATCTCACCTCTTCTTGACTGGAGACGGATTTCTTACCAAGAACTTCTACGAGCAACGGAAGACTTCAGCGAAGTCAACAATATTGGAAGAGGGAGCTTTGGTTCAGTATACAAAGGAACACTCTCTGATGGCTTAAACATCGTGGTGAAGGTTTTCAACATGCAACTAGAGCGGGCAATCAAAAGCTTTCAAGTCGAGTGTGAAGTAATGAGCACCATTCGTCATAGGAATCTTGTTCGAGTCATAAGTTGTTGCAGCAACCTAGATTTCAAAGCATTGGTTTTGGAGTACATGCCTAACTTGAGCCTTGAGAAATGGCTGTATTCCCCTAACAGTTCTTTGGATTTGCTACAAAGATTGAACATAGCGATTGATGCTGCATTAGCTCTAGAATATCTGCACCATGGGAATCCATTACCAATCGTTCATTGTGATTTAAAGCCTAGTAACATCCTGATTGATGAAGATATGACCGCACATGTTGGTGATTTTGGAATCGCCAAACTCTTTGGAGAAGGGGAGGCTTTTCATCAGACGATCACATTGGCAACTATTGGTTACATGGCTCCAG AGTATGGATCAGAAGGGAAAATATCAACAACCTGTGATGTTTACAGTTATGGCATCACATTGCTGGAGTTATTTACGAGTAAGAAGCCGACAGAAGACATGTTTACAGAAGAAATGAACTTAAAGGATTGGGTGAGTAAAGCATTGCAAGAAAATATGGTAAGTGAAGTTGTTGCCACCGGTTTACTTGAAACAGAAGACCAACATTTCTCTGCAAAGGAGCAGTGTGTCACATCGATTTTCGACTTGGCGATGAAATGTTTAGCCAGTTCACCAGAGGAGAGAATCAACATGATTGAAACTGTGGTGATACTTGAAAAGATCAAAGCCTCATTTCTAGCAAGCACAACCACCAGAACCACTAGAAGACATGATGCTACTCACTTTGGTCATCCTTGA